A window of the Sporosarcina sp. FSL K6-2383 genome harbors these coding sequences:
- the resA gene encoding thiol-disulfide oxidoreductase ResA, whose protein sequence is MSLAKVDKKKSRLIIRTIVLLLLVAAVGYTITSKDKVKVLAVGDKAPNFELVDLDGNKHRLSDYKGQGVFLNFWGTWCGPCKKEMPHMESQHVAFEGKGVQILAVNIAEPTLKVEAFRDQYGLTFPIAIDKDKSVKEAYNIVPLPTTFLINEEGKIEKIITSEMTEAEIISYLESIQP, encoded by the coding sequence ATGAGTTTGGCAAAAGTAGATAAGAAGAAAAGCCGTCTTATTATAAGGACAATTGTCCTGTTACTGCTTGTAGCAGCAGTCGGTTATACTATCACTTCGAAAGATAAAGTAAAAGTGTTAGCGGTTGGTGACAAAGCACCTAATTTTGAACTTGTGGATTTGGATGGCAATAAACATCGCCTATCCGATTATAAAGGACAAGGTGTGTTCTTGAACTTTTGGGGAACTTGGTGTGGTCCATGTAAAAAAGAAATGCCGCATATGGAAAGTCAGCACGTTGCTTTTGAAGGGAAGGGTGTTCAAATACTTGCCGTCAATATCGCAGAGCCAACGTTGAAGGTAGAAGCATTCAGAGATCAATATGGTCTAACGTTTCCTATCGCGATTGATAAAGATAAAAGTGTTAAAGAGGCCTATAATATCGTACCACTCCCCACGACTTTTCTGATTAATGAAGAGGGGAAAATCGAAAAAATTATTACAAGCGAAATGACTGAGGCTGAAATTATTTCCTA
- a CDS encoding pseudouridine synthase, whose product MERLQKVLAQAGVASRRKSETLIVEGKVKVNGVVVTELGTKVSNSDRVEVEGIQLVKENYVYYLLYKPRSVISTVNDDKGRKTVLDLFPLVEERVFPVGRLDYDTSGIILMTNDGDFSYLMTHPKFGIKKKYVAKVKGIPDRESLRKLERGIDLDDGKTAPAHVKMQTVDKKAGTALIEITIHEGRNRQVRRMFDAIGCPVLKLRRESFGNLTTHGLNAGEARELTKHEVKQLRVLAETGKIG is encoded by the coding sequence ATGGAAAGATTACAAAAAGTATTGGCGCAAGCGGGTGTAGCATCACGGAGAAAGTCCGAAACACTCATTGTAGAAGGTAAAGTGAAAGTAAACGGTGTTGTCGTAACGGAGCTTGGAACAAAAGTTTCAAATTCAGATCGAGTAGAAGTGGAAGGCATTCAGCTTGTTAAAGAGAATTATGTCTATTATCTTTTATATAAACCGAGATCAGTTATTTCGACTGTCAATGATGATAAGGGAAGAAAAACGGTACTGGACCTGTTTCCTCTTGTTGAAGAAAGGGTATTTCCAGTTGGGCGGCTTGACTACGACACATCAGGAATTATTCTGATGACGAATGATGGTGATTTTTCTTACTTAATGACGCATCCTAAATTTGGCATTAAGAAGAAATATGTCGCTAAGGTGAAAGGTATTCCAGACCGTGAATCCTTACGGAAACTAGAACGTGGGATTGACTTGGACGACGGTAAAACGGCCCCGGCGCATGTGAAGATGCAAACAGTCGATAAAAAAGCAGGAACTGCATTGATTGAAATTACAATTCATGAAGGTCGGAATCGTCAAGTGCGTCGCATGTTCGACGCTATCGGTTGTCCGGTGTTGAAACTCCGTAGGGAATCATTTGGTAATTTGACGACCCATGGTTTGAATGCAGGAGAAGCACGTGAGCTAACGAAGCATGAAGTGAAACAGCTTCGTGTCCTTGCTGAAACGGGAAAAATCGGTTAA
- the scpB gene encoding SMC-Scp complex subunit ScpB, whose protein sequence is MDKKERLSGMIESFLFLVGDEGLTVKQLAVLTERQEAEVNTAIEWLRLSYEQRNESGITVKLLGGAYRLVTKAEFAEDIKRLLENPTPKSMTQASLEVLAIIAYRQPVTRIEIDDLRGVKSEGPISTLIAKGLIMEKGRSEGSGRAILYGTTDLFLDRFGLESLQELPPLQQEEDSATGDTDLFMTKFQEAFAMEDD, encoded by the coding sequence ATGGATAAGAAGGAACGTTTGTCAGGCATGATTGAAAGTTTTTTATTCCTTGTGGGGGATGAAGGACTGACGGTGAAACAATTAGCCGTTCTCACTGAACGACAAGAAGCCGAAGTAAACACTGCGATTGAATGGTTACGGTTGAGCTATGAACAGCGCAATGAAAGTGGCATTACGGTGAAGCTTTTAGGAGGTGCTTATCGTCTAGTAACGAAGGCAGAATTTGCGGAGGATATTAAACGGTTACTTGAAAATCCGACACCAAAGTCGATGACACAAGCCTCTTTGGAAGTGTTGGCGATTATTGCTTATAGACAGCCGGTAACGCGGATAGAAATTGATGATTTGCGTGGTGTGAAATCAGAAGGCCCCATTAGTACACTTATTGCGAAGGGGTTGATTATGGAGAAAGGTCGTTCGGAAGGCAGTGGTCGAGCGATTCTTTACGGTACGACAGATTTGTTTTTAGATCGCTTTGGCTTGGAATCGCTTCAGGAGTTACCACCACTCCAGCAGGAGGAAGACAGCGCAACGGGAGATACTGATTTGTTTATGACTAAATTCCAAGAAGCATTTGCCATGGAAGATGACTAA
- a CDS encoding segregation/condensation protein A: MSYKVKLEAFEGPLDLLLHLINRLEIDIYDIPMAELTAQYIEHLYAMRVLQLDELSEYLVLAATLIEIKSKMLLPVHEGEEFDEGMDFELEEDPRDELVARLIEYRKYKEAAVSLKESADERSDYFTKSPEDLTEFGEVTLSSNEENMNVFDLIGAFQKMLDRNRLKAPMTASITKMEVSISEKMDTIMAILERGGGKCGFYSLFDKGNTPDLVVTFLSLLELMKRRDITVVQQGNFDELTVAFRREDE, encoded by the coding sequence ATGTCGTATAAAGTAAAACTAGAAGCTTTTGAAGGCCCACTAGATCTATTATTGCATTTAATCAACAGACTTGAAATTGATATATACGATATTCCGATGGCCGAACTGACAGCGCAGTACATAGAACATCTTTACGCCATGCGTGTATTACAGTTGGATGAACTAAGTGAATACTTGGTCCTTGCTGCAACATTAATAGAAATTAAGAGCAAAATGCTACTCCCTGTTCATGAAGGGGAGGAGTTCGACGAAGGTATGGATTTCGAGTTGGAGGAAGATCCACGGGATGAGCTTGTTGCACGCCTTATTGAATATAGGAAGTATAAAGAAGCGGCTGTCAGTTTGAAGGAATCTGCGGATGAAAGATCCGATTATTTTACAAAGTCACCTGAAGATTTGACTGAGTTTGGTGAAGTAACCTTAAGTAGCAACGAAGAAAATATGAATGTTTTTGATTTGATCGGCGCATTCCAAAAGATGCTCGACAGAAATCGACTGAAAGCACCGATGACTGCAAGTATAACAAAAATGGAAGTATCTATTAGTGAAAAAATGGATACGATTATGGCCATACTAGAAAGAGGCGGCGGAAAATGTGGTTTCTACTCGCTATTTGACAAAGGTAATACTCCAGATCTTGTCGTTACGTTTTTATCGTTGTTAGAATTGATGAAACGTCGGGATATTACTGTGGTGCAGCAAGGAAATTTTGATGAACTGACAGTAGCATTCCGGCGGGAGGATGAGTGA
- a CDS encoding D-alanyl-D-alanine carboxypeptidase produces MLKRTMIIVLFFSLFLSAVPKEAAATGSAWAVIDADTGRLLEGYNENVRLPIASLTKIWTALTFIESGSSFGDVTISPQASSAEGSSIYLKQGMHIDAETLLYGLMLRSGNDAAHALSEQAGGSLEGFVDLMNDKALVYGLKRTVFTNPSGLHDDHHLSTAYETALMLRYAMDNDKFREIAMTKNHRYEGEDQIYSWRNKHRLLHSESTAIAGKTGFTKTAGRTLATYFEKDGKNIIVVTLNHSDDWNTHKNLADKVFSSYKLTTVAKKGTYAILPGVEMELKNSIRLLLKKGEKAKLQNIVRIPKGKSEKSTGLWTVLFDNEPLIASEIIIKQ; encoded by the coding sequence ATGTTGAAACGGACGATGATTATTGTCCTTTTTTTCTCATTATTTCTTAGCGCTGTACCGAAAGAAGCGGCAGCAACAGGTAGCGCATGGGCAGTTATTGATGCAGACACGGGTCGATTATTGGAAGGTTACAATGAAAACGTTCGGTTACCAATCGCTAGCTTGACGAAAATTTGGACCGCTTTGACATTTATCGAGAGTGGAAGCTCGTTCGGAGATGTTACGATTTCTCCACAAGCTTCATCAGCCGAAGGGTCATCCATTTACTTGAAGCAGGGCATGCACATAGACGCTGAGACATTGTTATATGGCTTAATGCTAAGATCTGGTAATGATGCAGCTCATGCGTTGTCGGAACAGGCAGGTGGCTCGCTAGAAGGTTTTGTGGACTTGATGAATGATAAGGCGTTAGTATACGGTCTAAAACGAACTGTCTTCACAAATCCGTCTGGCTTACATGATGACCACCATTTGTCTACAGCATATGAAACGGCGCTCATGCTACGCTATGCGATGGACAATGACAAATTTCGTGAAATAGCGATGACTAAAAACCATCGTTACGAAGGTGAAGATCAAATATATAGCTGGCGCAACAAACATCGTCTTCTCCACTCTGAGTCAACTGCGATTGCTGGCAAAACAGGTTTTACGAAAACGGCAGGTCGGACGCTGGCAACATACTTTGAAAAGGATGGAAAAAATATCATCGTCGTAACACTCAATCATAGTGATGATTGGAATACACATAAAAACTTGGCGGATAAAGTATTTTCAAGTTACAAATTAACAACCGTAGCGAAAAAGGGGACATATGCTATCCTGCCAGGGGTTGAAATGGAATTGAAAAATTCAATCCGACTATTACTCAAAAAAGGGGAGAAGGCTAAGTTGCAAAATATTGTCCGAATTCCAAAGGGGAAAAGTGAAAAAAGTACAGGGCTTTGGACAGTTTTATTTGACAATGAGCCCCTCATTGCAAGCGAAATAATTATTAAACAATAG